One Streptomyces sp. R28 DNA window includes the following coding sequences:
- the cyc2 gene encoding germacradienol/geosmin synthase Cyc2, which yields MTQQPFELPHFYMPYPARLNPHIDEARAHSSEWAREMGMLEGSGIWEQADLDAHDYGLLCAYTHPECDGPALSLITDWYVWVFFFDDHFLEIFKRTQDRAGGKAYLDRLPLFMPMDLSTPMPEPQNPVEAGLADLWTRTVPSMSADWRRRFAVATEHLLNESLWELSNINEGRVANPVEYIEMRRKVGGAPWSSGLVEYATSEVPASVAESRPLRVLMETFSDAVHLRNDLFSYQREVEDEGELSNGVLVLETFFGCTTQEAADTVNDVLTSRLHQFEHTALTEVPALALEKGLTPQDVAAVAAYTQGLQDWQSGGHEWHMRSSRYMNERAESTAPWKALTGPGTSAADIGALLAAAGAERLRAYTHVPFQKVGPSRLPDFYMPFQVELSPHLGATRTRLTEWMHRMGMLQEGVWDEDKLAAYDLPLCSAGLDPDATPEALDLSAHWLAWGTYGDDYYPLVFGHRRDLAAARLTTQRLSACMPLAGEEAIVPLNGMERGLVDLWARTTADMTPEARRVLKDAVNVMTESWVWELSNQLQNRVPDPVDYLEMRRATFGADLTLSLCRMGNGPAVPPEVYRSGPVRSLENAAVDYACLLNDVFSYQKEIEYEGEIHNAILVVQNFFGIDYPTALSVVHDLMTQRMQQFEHVAAHELPIVYDDFGLSKEAREAMGNYVVDLQNWLAGILNWHREVDRYKAEYLARRAHGFLPDRAPAVPVLS from the coding sequence ATGACGCAGCAGCCCTTCGAACTCCCGCACTTCTACATGCCGTACCCCGCGCGGCTGAACCCACATATCGACGAGGCCCGCGCCCATTCGTCCGAGTGGGCGCGCGAGATGGGCATGCTGGAGGGATCCGGGATCTGGGAGCAGGCCGACCTGGACGCCCACGACTACGGCCTGCTCTGCGCCTACACCCACCCCGAATGCGACGGCCCCGCTCTTTCCCTGATCACCGACTGGTACGTGTGGGTCTTCTTCTTCGACGACCACTTCCTGGAGATCTTCAAGCGCACCCAGGACCGCGCCGGCGGCAAGGCCTATCTGGACCGGCTTCCCCTGTTCATGCCGATGGACCTGTCGACCCCGATGCCCGAGCCGCAGAACCCGGTCGAGGCGGGCCTCGCCGACCTGTGGACACGGACGGTGCCCTCGATGTCGGCGGACTGGCGCCGCCGTTTCGCCGTCGCGACCGAGCACCTTCTCAACGAGTCCCTGTGGGAGCTGTCCAACATCAACGAGGGCCGGGTCGCCAACCCGGTCGAGTACATCGAGATGCGCCGCAAGGTGGGCGGCGCCCCCTGGTCCTCGGGTCTGGTGGAGTACGCGACGTCCGAAGTGCCCGCGTCCGTCGCCGAGTCGAGGCCGCTGAGGGTTCTGATGGAGACCTTCTCGGACGCCGTGCACCTGCGCAACGACCTGTTCTCCTACCAGCGCGAGGTCGAGGACGAGGGCGAACTCAGCAACGGCGTCCTGGTGCTGGAGACCTTCTTCGGCTGCACCACCCAGGAAGCCGCCGACACCGTCAACGACGTCCTCACCTCCCGGCTCCACCAGTTCGAGCACACCGCCCTGACCGAAGTCCCCGCCCTGGCACTGGAGAAGGGGCTCACCCCTCAGGACGTCGCCGCGGTCGCGGCGTACACCCAGGGCCTGCAGGACTGGCAGTCCGGCGGCCACGAATGGCACATGCGCTCCAGCCGGTACATGAACGAGCGCGCCGAATCCACCGCGCCCTGGAAGGCTTTGACCGGTCCCGGCACCTCCGCCGCCGACATCGGTGCGCTGCTCGCGGCGGCCGGCGCCGAACGCCTGCGTGCCTACACGCACGTGCCGTTCCAGAAGGTCGGCCCGTCCCGGCTGCCCGACTTCTACATGCCCTTCCAGGTGGAGCTCAGCCCGCATCTGGGCGCCACCCGCACCCGCCTCACCGAGTGGATGCACCGCATGGGCATGCTCCAGGAGGGCGTCTGGGACGAGGACAAGCTCGCCGCCTACGACCTCCCGCTGTGCTCGGCGGGCCTCGACCCGGACGCCACGCCCGAGGCCCTCGACCTCAGCGCCCACTGGCTCGCCTGGGGCACCTACGGCGACGACTACTACCCCCTCGTCTTCGGCCACCGCCGCGACCTGGCGGCCGCCAGGCTGACCACGCAACGCCTGTCGGCCTGTATGCCCCTCGCCGGCGAGGAGGCCATCGTCCCGCTCAACGGCATGGAGCGCGGACTCGTCGACCTCTGGGCGCGCACGACGGCGGACATGACCCCCGAGGCGCGGCGTGTCCTCAAGGACGCGGTGAACGTCATGACCGAGAGCTGGGTGTGGGAGCTGTCCAACCAGCTCCAGAACCGCGTTCCCGACCCGGTCGACTACCTGGAGATGCGCCGCGCCACCTTCGGCGCCGACCTCACCCTCAGCCTCTGCCGGATGGGCAACGGCCCCGCCGTCCCGCCGGAGGTGTACCGCAGCGGCCCCGTCCGCTCGCTGGAGAACGCCGCCGTCGACTACGCGTGCCTCCTCAACGACGTCTTCTCGTATCAGAAGGAGATCGAGTACGAGGGCGAGATCCACAACGCGATCCTCGTCGTGCAGAACTTCTTCGGCATCGACTACCCGACCGCGCTCTCCGTCGTCCACGACCTGATGACCCAGCGCATGCAGCAGTTCGAGCATGTGGCCGCGCACGAACTTCCCATCGTTTACGACGACTTCGGGCTCTCGAAGGAGGCGCGGGAGGCCATGGGGAACTACGTGGTCGACCTCCAGAACTGGCTGGCGGGCATCCTGAACTGGCACCGCGAGGTCGACCGCTACAAGGCCGAGTACCTCGCCCGCCGCGCGCACGGCTTCCTGCCGGACCGCGCGCCGGCCGTGCCCGTCCTCAGCTGA
- the phsA gene encoding O-aminophenol oxidase PhsA, with protein sequence MTDIIERFTDSDTGAEGETGTGKRPLDIGELTPYVAPLPVPPVLRPSSEDVLQETEIALRPAWVRLHPQLPPTLMWGYDGQVPGPTIEVRRGQRVRIAWTNRIPKDGEYPVTSVEVPLRRDGRPQATTEPGREGVEPDKDVAALPAWSVTHLHGAQTGGGNDGWADNAVGFGDAQLSEYPNDHQAVQWWYHDHAMNITRWNVMTGLYGTYLVRDDEEDALRLPCGEREIPLLLADRNLDTDEDGRLNGRLLHKTVIVQEKNPETGKPVSIPFSGPYTTVNGRIWPYAEVDDAWYRFRLVNASNARIYDLVLVDEDDNPVPGIVHQIGSDGGLLPRPVPIDFDGALPTLTAAPAERFDLLVDFRSLAGRKLRLVNKGRNQPPGVPDPAGDVRYPAVMEFRVRESCETDTFELPEVLSGSFRRLTHDIEHGHRLIVLTPPATKGAGGHPEIWEMTEVENPGEIQVPTDGVIQVTGPDGKTKTYRRTARTFNDGLGFTIAEGSHEQWSFLNLAPIVHPMHIHLADFQLMGRDAYDVSGFDPAVGGTRSPIRHDAGTRIPVAPNELGHKDVFRVPGNQMLRVMGRFDGAYGRFMYHCHLLEHEDMGMMRPFVVMPAEALKFDHGGGHGGHGEGHTG encoded by the coding sequence TTGACCGACATCATCGAGAGGTTCACGGACAGCGACACGGGGGCCGAAGGAGAGACCGGCACGGGGAAGCGGCCGCTCGACATCGGCGAGCTCACGCCGTACGTGGCCCCGCTGCCCGTCCCTCCCGTCCTGCGGCCGTCGTCCGAGGACGTCTTACAGGAGACCGAGATCGCCCTGCGCCCGGCCTGGGTGCGCCTGCACCCGCAGCTGCCGCCGACCCTGATGTGGGGGTACGACGGCCAGGTGCCGGGCCCGACCATCGAGGTGCGACGCGGACAGCGAGTCCGCATCGCCTGGACCAACCGCATCCCCAAGGACGGCGAGTACCCGGTCACCTCCGTCGAGGTGCCGCTGCGCAGGGACGGCCGCCCGCAGGCCACCACCGAGCCCGGCCGCGAGGGCGTCGAGCCCGACAAGGACGTCGCGGCCCTGCCCGCCTGGTCGGTGACCCATCTGCACGGCGCCCAGACGGGCGGCGGCAACGACGGCTGGGCGGACAACGCCGTCGGCTTCGGCGACGCCCAGCTGTCCGAGTATCCGAACGACCACCAGGCGGTGCAGTGGTGGTACCACGACCACGCCATGAACATCACACGGTGGAACGTGATGACGGGGCTGTACGGCACCTACCTCGTCCGTGACGACGAGGAGGACGCCCTCCGTCTCCCCTGCGGGGAGCGGGAGATCCCGCTGCTGCTGGCCGACCGCAACCTCGACACCGACGAGGACGGCCGTCTCAACGGCCGGCTGCTGCACAAGACGGTGATCGTCCAGGAGAAGAACCCGGAGACGGGCAAGCCGGTCTCCATCCCGTTCAGCGGCCCGTACACCACGGTCAACGGCCGTATCTGGCCGTACGCCGAGGTGGACGACGCCTGGTACCGCTTCCGGCTGGTCAACGCGTCCAACGCCCGCATCTACGACCTCGTGCTCGTCGACGAGGACGACAACCCGGTCCCGGGCATCGTCCACCAGATCGGCAGCGACGGCGGACTGCTGCCGCGCCCCGTCCCGATCGACTTCGACGGCGCCCTGCCCACCCTGACCGCGGCGCCGGCCGAGCGCTTCGACCTGCTCGTCGACTTCCGCTCGCTCGCGGGCAGGAAGCTCCGCCTGGTCAACAAGGGCCGCAACCAGCCGCCGGGCGTGCCCGACCCGGCGGGCGACGTGCGCTATCCGGCGGTCATGGAGTTCCGGGTCCGGGAGAGCTGTGAGACGGACACCTTCGAACTGCCCGAGGTGCTCTCCGGCTCCTTCCGCCGGCTCACGCACGACATCGAGCACGGCCACCGGCTGATCGTGCTCACCCCGCCCGCCACCAAGGGGGCCGGCGGCCACCCGGAGATCTGGGAGATGACCGAGGTCGAGAACCCGGGCGAGATCCAGGTCCCCACCGACGGCGTCATCCAGGTCACCGGCCCGGACGGGAAGACCAAGACCTACCGGCGCACGGCCCGGACGTTCAACGACGGCCTTGGCTTCACCATCGCCGAGGGCAGTCACGAGCAGTGGAGCTTCCTCAACCTCGCACCCATCGTGCACCCCATGCACATCCATCTGGCCGACTTCCAGCTCATGGGCCGGGACGCGTACGACGTCTCGGGCTTCGACCCGGCAGTGGGCGGAACCCGCAGCCCGATCCGGCACGACGCCGGTACGCGGATCCCGGTGGCGCCCAACGAACTCGGCCACAAGGATGTCTTCCGGGTGCCGGGCAACCAGATGCTGCGCGTCATGGGCAGGTTCGACGGGGCGTACGGCCGGTTCATGTACCACTGCCACCTCCTCGAGCACGAGGACATGGGCATGATGCGGCCCTTCGTCGTCATGCCCGCGGAGGCGCTGAAGTTCGACCACGGCGGCGGGCACGGCGGTCACGGGGAGGGTCACACGGGCTGA
- a CDS encoding LysR family transcriptional regulator yields MDPHLLRTYVTVARLASFSEAARELGYTQSAVSQHIAALEQDLGASLLTRRPVAPTAAGERLLEHAGPLLLRLEAARADVVRMATAPAHGLTLAASSTALGPRVLATLPASGVTLRVLPRDEIPAAVATGTADLGLVDGLAAPSDPLPLPDVAPLTTYGVGEESVCVLLPDTHPLARRTCLRLGDLADARWLDAPDAGLPLAHLRAANGGHGFRSALRFEGTDVRALIALAAAGHGLTLLPRPAATGVPGTVAVPVTEPRVVHRTELVHTGALGGAAAAVAAALAERA; encoded by the coding sequence ATGGACCCGCACCTGCTGCGCACCTACGTCACCGTCGCCCGCCTCGCCTCGTTCTCCGAGGCAGCCCGTGAGCTGGGCTACACCCAGTCCGCGGTGTCCCAGCACATCGCCGCGCTCGAACAGGACCTCGGCGCCTCGCTGCTCACCCGCCGTCCCGTCGCGCCCACGGCGGCCGGTGAGCGGCTCCTGGAACACGCGGGCCCGCTGCTGCTGCGTCTGGAGGCGGCCCGCGCGGATGTCGTACGCATGGCGACCGCACCCGCCCACGGGCTGACCCTCGCGGCCTCGTCGACCGCGCTCGGACCACGCGTCCTCGCCACGCTCCCGGCCTCCGGGGTGACCCTGCGCGTACTGCCTCGCGACGAGATCCCCGCGGCGGTCGCGACCGGTACGGCCGACCTCGGCCTCGTGGACGGCCTGGCCGCCCCCAGCGACCCGCTGCCCCTGCCCGACGTGGCACCGCTGACCACGTACGGCGTCGGCGAGGAGTCGGTCTGTGTCCTCCTGCCCGACACCCATCCGCTCGCCCGGCGCACCTGCCTGCGCCTGGGCGACCTCGCCGACGCCCGCTGGCTGGACGCCCCCGACGCGGGCCTGCCGCTCGCCCACCTCCGTGCCGCGAACGGCGGCCACGGCTTCCGGTCCGCCCTGCGCTTCGAGGGCACCGACGTCCGCGCCCTCATCGCGCTGGCCGCGGCCGGTCACGGCCTGACGCTGCTGCCACGCCCGGCGGCCACCGGGGTGCCCGGCACTGTCGCCGTCCCCGTCACGGAACCTCGTGTCGTGCACCGGACAGAGCTGGTGCATACGGGGGCGCTCGGGGGAGCTGCGGCGGCGGTCGCGGCGGCGCTGGCCGAACGGGCGTGA
- a CDS encoding PDZ domain-containing protein: MEQTALRPKPMPGQGPGDGAKSDAGARRPHAVPRRCGRRLTTLLVALLIATVLVLSGVGLGTVGATVIGMSKLAELQRQAGQVAPGSRVPSAGPGASAASPRTPTASQAPAAAQPAVATLGVEAVDAEKVGALIVGVHVPGPGYAAGLIRGDLVLAFDRTRVDSAADLARAVAEARPGSEVTLTVRHRSGGYQQLTVVPGVVT; encoded by the coding sequence ATGGAACAGACTGCGTTGCGACCGAAGCCCATGCCAGGTCAGGGGCCCGGCGACGGTGCCAAGTCCGACGCCGGGGCACGGCGCCCGCACGCCGTGCCCCGCCGATGCGGCCGACGGCTCACGACCCTCCTGGTCGCCTTGCTCATCGCGACGGTCCTGGTCCTGTCGGGGGTCGGGCTCGGCACCGTGGGGGCCACGGTGATCGGCATGAGCAAGCTCGCCGAGCTGCAGCGGCAGGCGGGGCAGGTCGCCCCGGGAAGCCGGGTCCCCTCGGCAGGCCCCGGTGCCTCGGCCGCGTCGCCCCGGACACCGACCGCGTCGCAGGCTCCCGCCGCGGCGCAACCAGCCGTCGCGACCCTCGGCGTGGAGGCCGTGGACGCCGAGAAGGTGGGTGCCTTGATCGTCGGCGTCCACGTGCCCGGCCCGGGATACGCGGCCGGCCTGATCAGGGGCGACCTGGTCCTCGCGTTCGACCGGACCCGGGTCGACTCGGCCGCCGACCTCGCGCGAGCCGTCGCCGAAGCCCGCCCGGGCAGCGAGGTCACCCTGACGGTGCGCCACCGCAGCGGCGGCTACCAGCAGCTGACGGTGGTCCCGGGCGTCGTCACCTGA
- a CDS encoding LysE family translocator, translating into MPTTLIAFLGACTLVAASPGPSTVLIIKQSLYSRRSGFLTVLGNETGVFVWGVVAAFGLTALLTASEVVYDVMRIVGAVVLVGFGVQALRQARRAKGPEEDAEDAQDAWTGTRKSGWASYRGGLLLNLANPKAAVFAMSFLPQFVPQGAPHLPAMIGLAALWAVYEVGYYGLYVWFVGRMKTVLSRAGVRRRLEQVSGGVMLLLGVRMALDG; encoded by the coding sequence ATGCCGACCACCCTCATCGCCTTCCTGGGGGCGTGCACCCTCGTCGCCGCCTCGCCCGGCCCCAGCACCGTGCTGATCATCAAGCAGTCGCTGTACAGCAGACGCTCCGGATTCCTGACCGTGCTCGGCAACGAGACCGGCGTCTTCGTCTGGGGCGTGGTCGCCGCGTTCGGCCTGACCGCGCTGCTGACGGCCTCCGAGGTGGTGTACGACGTGATGCGGATCGTCGGCGCGGTCGTGCTCGTCGGCTTCGGCGTCCAGGCGCTGCGGCAGGCGCGCCGAGCCAAGGGGCCCGAGGAGGACGCAGAGGATGCCCAGGACGCATGGACGGGCACGCGGAAGAGCGGCTGGGCCTCCTACCGCGGCGGGCTGCTGCTCAACCTCGCCAACCCCAAGGCGGCCGTCTTCGCGATGTCCTTCCTCCCGCAGTTCGTGCCGCAGGGAGCCCCGCATCTGCCGGCCATGATCGGCCTCGCCGCGCTCTGGGCGGTCTACGAGGTCGGCTACTACGGTCTGTACGTGTGGTTCGTCGGCCGGATGAAGACCGTGCTCTCCCGCGCGGGTGTGCGCCGGCGCCTGGAGCAGGTCTCCGGAGGCGTGATGCTGCTCCTGGGCGTCCGCATGGCACTGGACGGCTGA
- a CDS encoding aminopeptidase P family protein — translation MTGTAPAPFTADDYRARRDRAARAAADAGLAGLLVAPGPDMVWLTGYAPTAETERLTLLVLVPGQDPVLVVPALEAPDAAKAVGVPGPALRDWTDGKDPYAATAALLDVSGRFGISDNAWAMHLLALQKALPGTSYASLTDALPMLRAVKDTAELELLAAAGAAADATFEEIRKVPFGGRRESEVAADLAHLLRRFGHSQVDFTIVASGPNGANPHHEVGDRVIQRGDMVVLDFGGLKDGYGSDTSRTVHVGEPTDEERRVHDLVREAQEAGYRAVRPGVACQEVDRAARAVIADAGYGEYFIHRTGHGIGVTTHEPPYMIEGEEQTLVPGMCFSVEPGVYLPGRFGVRIEDIVTVTEDGGRRLNDTTREMVIVD, via the coding sequence ATGACCGGCACCGCACCCGCGCCCTTCACCGCCGACGACTACCGGGCCCGCAGGGACCGTGCCGCGCGGGCGGCCGCGGACGCCGGACTGGCCGGCCTCCTGGTGGCACCCGGCCCCGACATGGTGTGGCTCACCGGCTACGCGCCCACCGCGGAGACCGAGCGGCTCACCCTGCTGGTCCTGGTCCCCGGCCAGGACCCCGTCCTCGTCGTCCCCGCCCTGGAGGCCCCGGACGCCGCGAAGGCCGTCGGCGTGCCCGGCCCGGCACTGCGCGACTGGACCGACGGCAAGGACCCCTACGCCGCGACCGCCGCCCTCCTCGACGTGAGCGGCCGGTTCGGCATCAGCGACAACGCCTGGGCGATGCATCTGCTGGCCCTGCAGAAGGCGCTGCCCGGCACCTCCTACGCCTCCCTCACCGACGCCCTGCCGATGCTGCGGGCGGTCAAGGACACGGCCGAGCTGGAGCTGTTGGCGGCCGCGGGTGCGGCCGCTGACGCAACGTTCGAGGAGATCCGGAAGGTTCCCTTCGGTGGCCGGCGCGAGTCCGAGGTCGCCGCCGACCTCGCCCACCTGCTGCGCCGCTTCGGACACTCCCAGGTCGACTTCACCATCGTGGCCTCCGGCCCGAACGGGGCCAACCCGCACCACGAGGTGGGCGACCGCGTGATCCAACGCGGCGACATGGTCGTTCTCGACTTCGGCGGCCTGAAGGACGGCTACGGCTCCGACACCTCCCGCACGGTCCACGTCGGCGAACCCACCGACGAGGAGCGCCGCGTCCACGACCTCGTGCGCGAGGCCCAGGAGGCGGGCTACCGCGCCGTACGGCCCGGCGTCGCCTGCCAGGAGGTCGACCGGGCCGCCCGCGCGGTCATCGCGGACGCCGGGTACGGCGAGTACTTCATCCACCGCACCGGGCACGGCATCGGCGTCACCACGCACGAGCCGCCGTACATGATCGAGGGTGAGGAGCAGACCCTGGTGCCCGGTATGTGCTTCTCCGTGGAGCCCGGTGTCTATCTGCCCGGCCGCTTCGGGGTGCGTATCGAGGACATCGTGACGGTCACCGAGGACGGCGGCCGGCGCCTCAACGACACGACCCGCGAGATGGTCATAGTGGACTGA
- a CDS encoding aminoglycoside phosphotransferase family protein, translating into MTQAPTPTADTVRRLVRSLLKNGVDDSAGPEVRPAAAGAEPATWWVGTRHVLRLAPDRDAAARQRRELRLRDLVRRHVPVAVPTSVAFGEWASGLTYTLDTKVPGGAGGEHDVSALGEADLAGLLTGLREVPVRQAETLGVPRAAPRSLEALRRAAERAAARLADADEFDAARLRQLTQPAAVQLAAQPGTAVLVHHALTGDHLVVSADGRVRGVLGWADTVLGDPAEDIAGLAHAVGSPAAVRAATLAGYGARPCLRGLWLARCDAIVRLAARLDGKGETPLPLLRVQLRHAWETILLERVTEFREDDGDEEL; encoded by the coding sequence ATGACCCAGGCACCGACACCCACCGCGGACACCGTCCGCCGACTGGTTCGTTCCCTGCTCAAGAACGGCGTGGACGACTCGGCCGGACCCGAGGTCCGGCCCGCCGCCGCGGGCGCCGAGCCCGCCACCTGGTGGGTCGGCACCCGCCATGTCCTGCGCCTCGCCCCCGACCGCGACGCCGCCGCCCGCCAGCGCCGCGAACTGCGCCTGCGCGACCTCGTCCGCCGGCACGTCCCGGTCGCGGTGCCGACGAGCGTCGCGTTCGGGGAGTGGGCGTCCGGGCTGACCTACACCCTGGACACCAAGGTGCCCGGCGGGGCGGGCGGGGAGCACGACGTGTCCGCCCTCGGGGAGGCCGACCTGGCCGGGCTGCTCACGGGGCTGCGCGAGGTCCCGGTGCGGCAGGCCGAGACGCTCGGCGTGCCGCGTGCGGCGCCGCGTTCCCTGGAGGCCCTGCGCCGCGCCGCCGAACGCGCCGCCGCGCGCCTCGCCGACGCCGACGAGTTCGACGCCGCCCGCCTGCGCCAGCTCACCCAGCCGGCCGCCGTCCAGCTCGCGGCCCAGCCCGGCACCGCCGTCCTCGTCCACCACGCCCTCACCGGCGACCATCTCGTCGTCAGCGCCGACGGCCGGGTACGCGGCGTCCTCGGCTGGGCCGACACCGTCCTCGGCGACCCCGCGGAAGACATCGCCGGTCTCGCCCACGCCGTCGGCTCCCCGGCCGCCGTCCGCGCCGCCACCCTCGCCGGCTACGGCGCCCGCCCCTGCCTGCGCGGCCTCTGGCTCGCCCGCTGCGACGCGATCGTCCGCCTCGCGGCCCGCCTCGACGGCAAGGGCGAGACGCCGCTCCCGCTGCTGAGGGTGCAGCTGCGGCACGCGTGGGAGACGATCCTGCTGGAGCGCGTGACGGAGTTCAGGGAGGACGACGGGGACGAGGAGCTGTAG
- the treZ gene encoding malto-oligosyltrehalose trehalohydrolase translates to MQFEVWAPQADRVTLHCEGATRALERDPDRAGWWRGEAEARDGTRYGFALDDGPVLPDPRSRRQPDGPDGLSAVVDHGRYEWRTEWAGRPLPGAVLYELHVGTYTREGTLDAAAERLGHLVELGVTHVELMPLCPFPGRNGWGYEGVSLWAVHEPYGGPEALRRFVDRAHELGLGVVLDVVHNHFGPSGNYLPAFGPYLTDKHHTPWGSAVNLDAPGSDEVRAFLLESALAWLRDYRIDGLRLDAVHALKDTRACHFLEELSTAVDALAADLARPLYLIAETDLNDPRLITAREEGGVGLHAQWNDDFHHTLHAALTGESQGYYADFARAPMAGLAKTLTGGYFHDGTYSSFRGRRHGRPLDRTRVAAHRLLGYSQTHDQVGNRAQGDRLAASLSPGLLACAATLTLTAPFTPMLFMGEEWAAGTPWQFFTDHTDPELAEAVRRGRRREFAEHGWAEEDVPDPQDPATRDRSCLDWSELDVEHHARVLAWYRRLIALRHEQPDLTDPDLADTKVAYDEQERWLAFRRGDVRVAVNLAKEPAAIPLGPRQADVLAAWEPVRAPGADGVLHVPAESGVVLLQG, encoded by the coding sequence GTGCAGTTCGAGGTGTGGGCACCGCAGGCCGACCGTGTGACGCTGCATTGCGAGGGCGCCACGCGCGCGTTGGAGCGCGATCCCGATCGCGCGGGATGGTGGCGGGGGGAGGCGGAGGCGCGGGACGGCACGCGGTACGGCTTCGCGCTCGACGACGGCCCCGTGCTGCCCGATCCGCGCTCGCGCCGGCAGCCGGACGGCCCGGACGGGCTGAGCGCGGTCGTCGACCACGGGCGGTACGAGTGGCGTACCGAGTGGGCGGGACGGCCCCTGCCCGGTGCGGTGCTGTACGAGCTGCACGTGGGCACGTACACACGTGAGGGCACCCTGGACGCGGCCGCCGAGCGGCTCGGGCATCTCGTCGAACTGGGCGTCACACACGTCGAGTTGATGCCACTGTGCCCCTTCCCGGGGCGAAACGGCTGGGGATACGAGGGGGTCTCCCTCTGGGCCGTGCACGAGCCGTACGGCGGCCCCGAGGCACTGAGGCGCTTCGTCGACCGGGCACACGAACTGGGCCTGGGCGTGGTCCTCGACGTCGTACACAACCACTTCGGCCCGTCCGGTAACTACCTGCCCGCCTTCGGGCCCTACCTCACGGACAAGCACCACACCCCCTGGGGTTCCGCCGTCAACCTGGACGCGCCCGGCTCGGACGAGGTGCGCGCGTTTCTCCTGGAGAGCGCGCTGGCCTGGCTGCGGGACTACCGGATCGACGGGCTGCGCCTGGACGCGGTGCACGCGCTGAAGGACACGCGCGCGTGCCACTTCCTGGAGGAGCTGTCGACAGCCGTCGACGCCCTGGCCGCCGACCTCGCCCGGCCGCTGTACCTGATCGCCGAGACCGACCTCAACGACCCTCGGCTCATCACCGCGCGCGAGGAGGGCGGCGTCGGTCTGCACGCGCAGTGGAACGACGACTTCCATCACACCCTGCACGCCGCGCTGACCGGCGAGTCCCAGGGCTACTACGCCGACTTCGCCCGCGCCCCCATGGCAGGCCTCGCCAAGACCCTCACCGGCGGCTACTTCCACGACGGGACGTACTCGAGCTTCCGGGGCCGCCGCCACGGGCGCCCGCTGGACCGTACGCGCGTGGCGGCGCACCGCCTCCTCGGCTACAGCCAGACCCACGACCAGGTCGGCAATCGCGCCCAGGGCGACCGGCTCGCGGCCTCCCTCTCCCCCGGCCTGCTGGCCTGCGCGGCCACGCTGACGCTGACCGCGCCGTTCACGCCGATGCTGTTCATGGGCGAGGAGTGGGCCGCGGGCACGCCCTGGCAGTTCTTCACCGACCACACCGATCCGGAGCTGGCCGAAGCCGTACGGCGCGGACGGCGGCGCGAGTTCGCGGAGCACGGCTGGGCCGAGGAGGACGTGCCCGACCCGCAGGACCCGGCGACCCGGGACCGCTCCTGTCTCGACTGGTCCGAGCTCGACGTCGAGCACCACGCGCGCGTGCTGGCCTGGTACCGCCGTCTCATCGCCCTGCGCCACGAGCAGCCCGACCTCACGGATCCCGACCTGGCCGACACCAAGGTGGCCTACGACGAGCAGGAGCGCTGGCTCGCCTTCCGGCGCGGCGACGTACGCGTGGCCGTCAACCTCGCCAAGGAACCGGCGGCGATCCCCCTGGGGCCCCGCCAGGCGGACGTACTGGCCGCGTGGGAGCCCGTGCGGGCGCCGGGTGCGGACGGGGTACTGCATGTGCCCGCGGAGTCGGGCGTGGTGCTGTTGCAGGGGTGA
- a CDS encoding DUF1707 and FHA domain-containing protein: MTSSFEFNTYPARLSDAERDKALKVLRDGVAMGRLSHDTFVRRMELALVARRADELAVLTADLPVESRVSRLVFGSVEAISGFTVRLRRAWQAERLPKLLLPHPATGHPLRIGRDPANGLRLTHETVSRVHAELSHQAGFWVLRDLGSTNGTTVNGRRVIGAVVVREGDQVGFGRMSFRLAAN, translated from the coding sequence GTGACGTCGTCTTTCGAGTTCAATACCTACCCCGCGCGGCTCTCCGACGCGGAGCGCGACAAGGCGCTGAAGGTGCTCCGTGACGGCGTCGCCATGGGCCGGCTGTCGCACGACACGTTCGTACGGCGCATGGAACTGGCTCTCGTCGCCCGCCGCGCGGACGAGCTCGCCGTCCTCACCGCCGACCTGCCCGTCGAGAGCCGCGTCTCGCGCCTGGTGTTCGGCTCGGTCGAGGCGATCTCCGGCTTCACCGTGCGTCTGCGCAGGGCCTGGCAGGCCGAGCGGCTGCCCAAGCTGCTGCTGCCCCACCCCGCGACCGGCCATCCGCTGCGCATCGGCCGCGACCCCGCCAACGGACTGCGGCTGACCCACGAGACGGTGTCCCGGGTGCACGCCGAACTGAGCCACCAGGCCGGCTTCTGGGTCCTGCGCGACCTCGGCTCCACCAACGGCACCACGGTGAACGGCCGACGGGTCATCGGCGCCGTCGTGGTCCGCGAGGGCGACCAGGTCGGGTTCGGCCGGATGTCGTTCCGGCTCGCCGCGAACTGA